The Diceros bicornis minor isolate mBicDic1 chromosome 31, mDicBic1.mat.cur, whole genome shotgun sequence genomic sequence TCTGGAAATTCTTTACTCTTTGCAAAACAGATGCGTGCAGTcaagtcttttaatttttatccttattttgAAGAGAAGAACGAGGCCTTATTTGTAGTCTTATTGTTATTACAGTGTTTCATTGTGTGAAATCATATtactcagaaatatttttatttctatccaGAGTTTATTCAAAACTTCTTAAGAATGAGCTTGTTACAAGGAGGATTTACAAAAATTTCTATTCCCCATTTTTTACCCTTACACTCTTCTCTACAAAGACCATTGATTTTcacattgttgttttaaattatatgtgAATGGAGTTAAGGATATTGCATCAGTAGGAATAATTGGAAGAGTAATTAtatctttcctgttttcttcatAGAAAATTCCTGAGggttaataaaaatgaattttatttttatttgtaagttTTACAacctatcttctcaatttttttgaTAGGTGATGCACATCTATATAATAAATTGGCTCTAACTCAGAAGTCACTCAGTCATCTGAGCCCAGGGCTATGGGATCACCTAACCTTGGAAGGGATAGGGAGAACAGTGGTCCACTGTCTCTGTGGATACATTCAGCCATTCTAGAGACATAGACAGCTTTTCTAATTCATCaaagatgaaatataaaattataaaaggatAATTTTGTTCTATCTGGAGGCTAatcaaactgaattttaaatgtgGAGAGATAGAGTAATAGGCTATCAAGAGATAGCGATATACAGTTATTAAGAGTACAAGACTAGAGGTAAATTAATTGATTTGCATCCCAATATGGTAGATGTCTGATCCAGGGAGACCTTCTTAGTCTTTCagtacttcagtttcctcatttgtaaggtGATGATGCTAACAGACCTTATTTCATAAGACCTTTCTATGCAAAAAATTTAGCTGGCAATCAGTAAAAATTAGCTATTCTCACTAATATTATAAAGTTTAGAATGTTgtcactagaagaatctttcttaGATAGTTTTAATAATATTACAATATTGTAATGTAGTATATGAAGCAGATAGAGGTCAAGGCACttgaaaaaaaagtcatatgtGTGAATATTCCTGAATATCCATTATACGTAACATTTAAGCTAGGCATTTTAAAGAGTTCCAAGATGAATGAGGCAAACTCTACTACCACGGAGTAGACGATTATGTGTAGAAGAGAAATACATGCATCATATTGGGACTGAAACAATATTGGAGAAGAAGTATTAGTTTATGTTTCTTAGGTGACTTGATGCTGTTTTATATGATTTATACTTAAAAAAGTATAGTTGTACCATTAACCCAAGTCAAACCCTGTTAATTAGAGAATTGTCTGTTTATGGAGTGGGGTCAGGAGTATTTACAAAGGGAAATCTCTGCCCTTAGCTCTATATCCCAACAAGAGTCTGCAGCTCTCATCTGGTAAAGTATTTCCACATCTAAAAGGAGCCAAAACAGATGAGCTACAATCATGGAAATATATATTAAGGGGAAGCTTAGTGCCAAAATAAAACTTTAGTGTCTGTTATGTTATGTGttcagtttattttatatatggtATGTTCAATTCCTGTATTAAGCATTTCAGGGGTAAGAAAATAGTTCATCGAGCTTAACTTCCCAAATGTACCTGCTACTAATTGGAGGGGGCCATGATACAATCACAGAGTTCATacactttttaatatataaagggACATATTTAGCAACACTTTTTCAACATGCCAAGCTGATATTTCCTTTTCTGAGCTTTTGCATTTGcacttccttcttccttcatATTTCTCTGTAGCTGGCTACTTCTCACTAACTCAacagtcacctcctcagagagatcTTATTTGATCACTCTCTCTGTACATCACCTCCCCCTATTTCTTATCTTACTAGCATACTGAACTTTTGTCATAGCAGCTCCATTCCCTAACGTATctcatttgtgtatttgtttgttgtttactCCTTTTAAACAAGAAGACAGCATGATGCAAGCCAGAATCTTGTATATTTTGTTCACCCTCATATTTCCAAAATTTAGAATATTTCTAGGTATAACAAATATATCTGAGATATAAGGTGCTTTAATATTTGTAATATGAATTAATATAAGCAATTATAAACAGATGCCAAATTATAAGTCAGTAATGTATTCTTCAAACACTGTTACTATGGAGAGCTAAATTCCCAAGATGGGTCTAATCCTACAGACACATCCTTATGATCTCACGTCAAGTTTTTATTTCTTGGAAGAAGTAAACTGAGGATGTGCATTACAAGGAGAAAATATTGTTTGGGAACCATTTCCTTATAGTGACATTAAATTTGACTACAATAATTAGGCATTGAATTGATTGGTTCTAAAAACCAGCGTTTTTAGTGTCACTGATGTGACACCATGGTTATTAAAATACGTCCCGTAAACTTTGCCTTATGATCTTTATCCACTGACATAATGTTGATAATGCATGCTAGGTGATTGAACCACTTGTAGTTTACAACTGATAGAGCCTGTGCTGTTAAATCGCTTTACCTCTCAAGGTAGTAGCTATCAAACAAGCATAATGTTTAGCTAAACGAATTAAGATATGACTAggaatttcatatgttgaaagcaTATGATATCATATGCTGGCATCATGGAAGATAACTATGTCAATAACTAGATTGTAACATGAATTACCACTGACAAGTCTTAGTCTGGTTTTAGTCATATTTGAGCCCTGTGATGATTGTAATAATCTAGCAAAATATAAATgtctaattttaataatatatgttaGCAATGAATGTAATTGCCTATTTTACTGGTAGAAAACTGATAAATATTGATAGTAACTACATATAAGATTTATTAGAGGAAGCAATTATGCTTATACATTCTTATCTCGGACATTGTGCAAAATCtgcattgatttttaaattatttgaattaGAATAAGGGTAAATGTGACTCAAAATTTTCAAGAATAAAACGAAGCCATTCATGAGTTTTGTTTCTCCTTAGGCAATCCAGACTTGGTCTTTTAAAGGCAATGCCGAATTTCACGGATGTGACAGAATTTAGTCTTCTGGGTTGACCAGTTGTCAGGAgcttcaagttttcttttttgtggtgttcCTAGTAGTTTACATGATCACTCTGTTAGGGAACATTGGTATGATCATTCTGATCAGCATCAGTCCCCAGCTTCAGAGTCCTATGTACTTTTTCTTGAGTCATTTGTCTTTTGTGGATGTGTGTTTCTCTTCCAATGTCACCCCCAAAATGCTGGAAAACTTATTATCAGAGACAAAAACCATTTCCTATGTGGGGTGTTTGGTGCAGTGTTATTTTTTTCATTGCCCTTGTCCATGTGGAGGTCTACATCTTGGCAGTGACGGCCTTTGATCGCTACATGGCCATCTGCAACCCTTTACTTTATGGCAGTAAAGTGTCCAGGACCGTCTGTGTTTGCCTCATCTCTGTGCCTTATGTCTATGGATTCTCTGTGAGTTTAATATGCACATTATGGACATATGGCTTGTACTTCTGTGGAAACTTTGAAATCAACCACTTCTATTGTGGAGATCCTCCTCTCATCAAGATTGCCTGTGGAGGGGTCCACATCAAAGAATACACAATGATTGTGATTGCTGGAATTAATTTCACATATTCTCTCTCAGTGGTCCTCGTCTCCTATATTCTCATTGTAGTAGCTGTGCTACGCGTGCACTCTGCTGATGGGAGGAGAAAGGCAGTCTCCACTTGCGGGTCCCACTTGCCAGCTGTTACCATGTTTTATGGGACTCTCATATTCATGTATCTCAGGCGGCCCACAGAGGAGTCTGTGGAGCAGGGGAAAATGGTGGCTGTGTTTTATACCACAGTGATTCCCATGCTAAATCCTATGATCTACAGTTTGAGAAACAAGGATGCGAAAGAGGCTGTCCACAAAGCAATCATCAAAGCAAACTTGGGGAAGTGAAACTGCAACAGAAATTTTTACGTTGTGTTGCTACCTATTACAAATATCCAGGCATAAAAGTTCTAACTCAAAAAGGACTTTCTAAAGCCAACACTTCCATATACTAAAAGGTCCAATCTAACAGTGATGCTTTACCCCATGAATGGGCTCTAATTACTAAGCCTGCTTTATCCTACATGTGCAATCATATTATTGAAACTGACATATTAGTGTTATCCACAGTGTATGTAAAATTGTGCTAAGTGTAGTTATTGGAGGAACCTATAAATAAGTTTAGATAAAGAAATGTTAATTTTGAGGTGCGCTTTTTGGAGTCAAACATGATTTCCTAGAACATTTTCTCTATACACATGCTCCTCGACCTAGATTTCACATGAAATATGTAATTTCatgagaaaaagaataagaatttgTCTCTTTTCCGTGACTACAGGATGTTGATGGACCTTGACTTACCTAAAGtgttctgtgggagatcaagatttggccaccctgaaatctatctctttacctcggttgttttctctgaggacatttgacctcccccactaactgcctaaagaatttgacatggtggctccttcctggaacagatctatcatgatggctgtaaagataacgtagggtaaatgttacaataggaaaggcaccaacaagcccctcttatcagaagttctgtctctctggccacattctctggatgaccctgcgaagagttgccagacaatcatttacatttataagggaaatctccatttgtaaatgtatctccctctctgtttggagaagagagggggatgagctcatctctagtgacttgccaatgtggaaggtgaggccttgagctacataataaaccttactcttgtttactgtgctttagtggtaatctcctataactgactccccccacccccaaaatcctcctttgtcattggctgaaaaagatatttaagacgagaatttgttgagaaacgcagtgtccttgctttctcccatgtatacatgttattaaatttggtattattttctcctgctaacctgtctcgttgattatttggccagccagaagaaccttaagggaaagggcagagagagattcgccctcttcccccaactgttttggcgagccaggcaggagaagcactggctggcaagttgccttctctggctggaagacctgccttctccctggactactacagatggtgagatacgggaacgcctgacgaaagccggcaaaaggtaagacttcttaccacgtcagcctcccggaatctctatctgcggagtccggcggaaggaagtggtgagaattttttctctttctaaatttagattggcaggagaaaatatttgggaaactagtttcttgggcttttagtgactcttggtttaaatttggtagagtactcttggttttgatcttgatcccttttcctcccagagtagtctctgtcttgttctgtgtcctgaggaaacttggctttgtgaccagtgagaatattctccttggtctccaccatacagaagatgcatttaccggagtgcaccttggtggccagtcgagtagactgcggttccgaactgtctctttgtccggctgtgccaagctctcaggggagtttgtcataaaaggcccagtccataagggcttttgtcgtctttacctttgttgcttgttagtgctggaaaaatcccattccagtatctcctgcccggtgtcacagattagcgggtctgtgactggaggcgtcccacactattgtgggagaccggagacaccatccttactggctgtgcaacaaaggtctttactttctctgaatatctttgggagtaaattctgtagatcacgggggctacatcatctgcgccctcaccagggatgcctcttgcgtccatggtagatttattctaagcacgGAAAGTTACCTCcagttctttccttaaaaaggcttattggttcgagtcactattagaataaatatacaaatgaagatcctactcgtcaatggccagacgacagatcctttgaattgggaaaacttctaaattgggggaaaaaaaatgttttgagagctctcacataattatttatttggtacctaagaaaaggccagaaaaggaagggaaaattttgattagccttaagaccttgactcaggttacaattgaattgagaacatgtaaaagtgtaagtgttgataagattataaaggttagaatgtttgaactaattttatataaagaggttacattaactttgcctgagtatgttttaaaatgtctgactgggaatacttcccttgtccaaaattagaagaccaagacctattgataaaaatcttaatgataactatatttaaaggtataagagatgataaaatttacatgaaattttgtagaaaaaaaactgatgttatttctattacagaactggttaacaaaaatagtaatttaaatgatggctaattttatctgaagtcttatgaagtcttgtaggcaatctaaataattattgggaataagtaactaaatagttgtgaaaaagatgaatgttggatgaactttaaacaataattatgtgttatggtggttacagcttccaaactctttttggtgacttaaaacttgagttttgctaaattttatgataaaaattctctgagtatcatcatttccagataaaatattagacattgattactaaatgtacatttgtctacatttggcttttcgttacaggaaaactaaaaggtgttttgggtctattggtaaacatgtgttttattaaaaaactgtactataaagtaacatatttctagaagttatgattaaaaaattgtactataaagtaacatatttctagaagttatgaagtattcataaattttccaagccacaagatactaatgtaaaagaaagtttataattgtctacttagtttttacttagaaattaaggtttctaagagttaaaatttctaattaatatatgtgattgaagctactaaaaattaaaaaaaaatatgtctgtgtacagggAAAGGAAGATgtataaaaaagatacaaagaatgaaaatattttgtttgattgattaaaaaagataaatttgtcctcaagtactaagagagaaaagaaagacatgggacaaattctgaacgtAAAAacaaagttataggtttgtggaagaagaattctaaaaaaggagtttttgtatggtcaagttggctaagattgaaataaatttaattaagtaaatgagttttaatagcagaagtaagctggtacaaaattaaaatttggtcttctgtctcttaaaaggatgattttcttgaacttgataaagagattataaaagatttttctctacctttgaataaatctacctaaaagacagaaaatctatgcattgttaaaataatttcctgtgttcaaaagactgagctctctctattaaggctttttggactgttaatgctctgtttgctttgactttttatatttttgacaagctccccaaaattcatatcttaaataaagtctttttttttactttttttctttgggaattttcaaagggccctagaacttctcaaagaaatttgctctctgcctataaagaaaaagatactaaacttattaggcttattcagtatgttaaactacatgaaaaacattgtcagacaagtgatgataaaccttcttaggtggtattatgtgggcaaatgttattgacataggtgttttaaaattgtataacattactgaaattctaatctgtcctggttatcagtcataattctggttattattattttaaagtgttgtatgtcacaaaattaaccaaatttctttgtcaattgccattttgaggtcttgatgtttacagacttatttctttgcattagagcaaagaaattgCAAATGCAATTTCAAATTGCATTTTTCAAATTGCAAAATGTtttaacttcaaaaaaattcgtggaaaggactctgacatttacactaaaGTACAgacttctgataaactttctgatcataaaactgaactgggtaataaattacagaaatctgatggagagactgacaACTTCATGAAGCtgttaacaaaaagattgggatcaagaatagattacacaggagtaaatgaactgataaggttgattataatttttatgatttttcatttgaagtattgctaaatttttaatgttttgtttttttcagatttaatgaaaactttttctcttttctcccaagatagctatgacttatagcaatttggtaaatgatacttttgtaagtaaaatggaaatatttatctttttctctctacttgatCCCTCcaagatttggaaactcttagtaagtgagtattgttgttttcatggcaatatagttatttacataagttcaataagaatctgttctccttataacaggacacaattagaaacactggttatattaccaaggttgtgactagaacatcatatttgcgatataaccatacagcttttgaggaatgaagattggactttatggaataaaaccacgcagaaatattggcctggtaccttatgttccaagcagcacttaccaagataagtaaaaaatgtcacttatctggcaggtacaaggaacctcaaaatattttgggggaacctcggaagagaagaattcacccaaatctgtaggtattacaggcaaagtctgatgacaaaatccttggcttggctttcctggcctagagaggcctttaaagttaaatctgagattccttataaaaagttccaacaaagcagatttaaaagagcctatgtgatcaattgctattcttgctgtacttatgtaaataattgggccaagtctattggaactagacttattttacaaactacttagttttaatttggctatctttgataaaaatgagggtgattttagagaaaaaaattatatttcagtaaaa encodes the following:
- the LOC131395088 gene encoding LOW QUALITY PROTEIN: olfactory receptor 5M9-like (The sequence of the model RefSeq protein was modified relative to this genomic sequence to represent the inferred CDS: inserted 1 base in 1 codon; deleted 1 base in 1 codon), which produces MPNFTDVTEFSLXGLTSCQELQVFFFVVFLVVYMITLLGNIGMIILISISPQLQSPMYFFLSHLSFVDVCFSSNVTPKMLENLLSETKTISYVGCLVQCYFFIALVHVEVYILAVTAFDRYMAICNPLLYGSKVSRTVCVCLISVPYVYGFSVSLICTLWTYGLYFCGNFEINHFYCGDPPLIKIACGGVHIKEYTMIVIAGINFTYSLSVVLVSYILIVVAVLRVHSADGRRKAVSTCGSHLPAVTMFYGTLIFMYLRRPTEESVEQGKMVAVFYTTVIPMLNPMIYSLRNKDAKEAVHKAIIKANLGK